A genomic segment from Ptychodera flava strain L36383 chromosome 8, AS_Pfla_20210202, whole genome shotgun sequence encodes:
- the LOC139138240 gene encoding uncharacterized protein: MHGLCKEPVNAMAPNRRDSKEYSSHKIVERRRRHRINSCISELSHVIPSSFMKTKHSGSTGKLEKAEVLELAVAYIHDIQRKASKEDLGKGATKEENNENNISNQNADGTAEIETISKRRFEDGYKACMKEIAQYLAEVEAMAPQDIRFLRLLCHLQNQNFDEVFRREKKSFRPPVKPIRLLARSTTFRMNGSVNGSPGLESVLREASTSDSNSECHSSIPDTPPSEREGRPESPSSMVSPSPPENDMSPPPTVTKHEPRDPTPCEMSSRSRSESVSIGNSVACLPTGRSSVVTSASTPSPAVTMVTTCETDTQMVTKPHCNFTMATSPQGLLGNGAFVGDAHDDGRRRLPPPLIPINVHSSPIAVNGMHTSVNQTVHGNTPSAIAASPPQIVTFLPHPIQNPPATKVITGSKIILDPISGQYFLLPPTQCIQIPTHVHVTPQGANHLVFNAPTVPGHILPPPINHVIAPNGHMVSTPTTVPTNGLLQTMQTQCPNSLVAIAQTPTMTSTKAPQTSPNSTETKSTKDSYLSSQHQSQSLSKLTSSCITSLGPYNSPILPGPPLSPTINPIQALENIAKKDPR, from the exons GAGTACTCTTCGCACAAGATAGTAGAGCGCAGGCGCAGACACAGGATCAATTCTTGCATCAGTGAGCTGAGTCATGTCATTCCGTCGTCGTTTATGAAAACG AAGCACAGCGGTAGTACGGGAAAGCTGGAGAAAGCTGAAGTTCTCGAGTTAGCCGTGGCGTACATCCACGATATACAGCGGAAAGCGTCGAAGGAAGACCTGGGGAAAGGCGCCACCAAGGAagaaaacaacgaaaacaacaTCAGCAATCAGAATGCTG ATGGCACCGCCGAGATAGAGACTATCAGTAAACGACGGTTTGAAGACGGCTACAAAGCTTGCATGAAAGAAATAGCTCAGTACCTGGCTGAAGTGGAGGCCATGGCGCCGCAAGATATCAGGTTTTTACGTTTGCTCTGTCATCTTCAGAATCAAAACTTTGATGAGGTTTTCAGAAGGGAGAAGAAGAGCTTCCGACCACCTGTCAAGCCCATCCGATTGTTGGCCAGGTCAACGACCTTTCGAATGAACGGCTCCGTCAACGGGTCTCCGGGTCTCGAGAGCGTGTTGCGAGAAGCTTCGACTTCGGACAGTAATTCTGAATGCCACAGCAGCATCCCGGACACACCGCCATCGGAGAGAGAAGGGCGACCAGAAAGTCCGTCGTCTATGGTGTCACCGTCGCCGCCGGAGAATGACATGTCACCGCCCCCTACGGTGACAAAGCACGAACCGAGAGACCCTACTCCGTGTGAAATGTCCAGCAGGTCGCGATCTGAGagtgtctccataggaaactcTGTAGCCTGTTTGCCGACTGGTCGGTCATCAGTCGTCACCAGTGCATCGACTCCGTCTCCGGCTGTCACAATGGTTACCACCTGCGAGACGGACACGCAGATGGTGACGAAACCTCACTGTAACTTTACCATGGCAACGTCGCCGCAGGGGTTACTGGGCAACGGGGCTTTCGTTGGTGATGCCCATGATGACGGGCGTAGACGACTCCCACCGCCGTTGATACCAATCAACGTTCACTCCTCACCCATCGCAGTCAATGGGATGCACACCTCGGTCAACCAGACCGTTCACGGCAATACACCGTCAGCCATCGCCGCGAGCCCACCTCAAATCGTAACATTTTTACCTCATCCGATTCAAAACCCGCCAGCCACCAAAGTCATCACTGGATCCAAAATTATCCTGGACCCAATCAGCGGGCAATATTTTCTCCTCCCACCGACACAGTGTATACAAATTCCAACACACGTCCACGTGACGCCTCAAGGAGCCAATCACCTCGTATTTAACGCACCCACCGTACCTGGACACATTCTACCCCCACCGATCAACCACGTGATCGCCCCCAACGGTCATATGGTCTCAACGCCCACCACAGTACCGACGAATGGTTTACTTCAAACCATGCAAACCCAGTGTCCTAACAGCCTGGTAGCTATCGCGCAAACTCCGACCATGACGTCGACGAAAGCTCCGCAGACGTCGCCAAACTCTACGGAGACCAAGTCGACAAAGGACTCGTACTTAAGCTCCCAGCACCAGTCACAGTCTCTATCAAAGCTGACGTCATCATGCATAACATCGCTGGGTCCGTACAACAGTCCAATACTACCAGGCCCGCCGTTGAGTCCGACTATCAATCCGATTCAGGCACTggaaaatattgcaaagaaaGACCCGAGATAA